The window CCTTGCGCCGGTCTCCACGATCAGGTCCTTCCGCGACAAGGCGGTCTTTGCCTGACGCCTTCCTCGTCTCGCCGCGTCCTGGCTGGGTTGGATTTGTGCCGTTCGCCAACAATCGATGCCGCGCGTTTTGGATTGTCGGTATTATTGGGCAATTCGCCAACGGGTCCTATCGACGACATGATTAAAGAAACAATGCAGGCCCGAGTGTTGCTGATCGACGATCAGCCCATGGTGTTGGAAAAATTGCGCCTCGTGCTCGAGGCGCATTCGGACATCGAGCTGCGCGTCGAGAGCCGGGCCGAGGTTGCGGTGGAAGCCGCGTTGGAGTTCAGGCCGACGGTGATCTTGCAGGACCTGATCATGCCGGGCATCGACGGATACGCGCTCCTTGCCCTCTACCGGGCGGCCGAGGAGCTCGCGAACGTCCCGGTGGTCATCCTCTCGGCCAGCGACGACGCGGTCGCCAAGGAGCGCTGCTTCCTCCTGGGCGCGAACGATTACTTGGTGAAGCTGCCGGAGACGATCGAGCTGGTGGCTCGAATCCGCTACCACTCCGCCTCCTGCCTCGCCCGAGCGGAGCGCGACGAGGCGTTTCGCCTCCTGACCGCGAGCCAGGCCGATCTCGCCGCGGCGAACGCGCTGCTGTCGCGGCTGAACGGCATCGACGAGCTCACGGGCGTCGGCAATCGCCGAAGCTTCGACGCCGCGATGGCGGCCGAATGGAGCCGGGGCCTACGGCACTCTAAGCCCCTGTCCCTGGTCATCTGCGACATCGACCACTTCAAACATTACAACGACCATTTTGGGCATGTCGCGGGTGACTACTGCATCAAAGGCATCGCCGCGGTCCTCGCTGATCAGTTGCGCCGGCCTTCGGACAAGCTGGCGCGGTATGGAGGCGAGGAATTCGCCATCGTGCTTCCAGACACGGACCTCCCAGGCGCGCTGTTGGTGGCCGAGGGCTGTCGCGCGCGCGTGGAGAGCCTCGCTATCGACGAGTCGACTGGATTGAGGGGGCCGGTGACGATGTCGTTCGGAGTCGCGTCGCTGGTTCCTAGCCGGGGCGCGAGCATTCAGGGAATGGTCGAGGCGGCGGACGCGGCCCTGTTCGACGCCAAGCGAGGCGGGCGGAACACGGTTCGGCATGCGTCCCGTTTGGCCGGAGGGTAGGCTGGCCCGGGCTCCTGGCTCGTCAACGCTCGCATCACCCGAAAGCGCGCTTGGCGGAGGGAAGTCGACGAGGCGCCAGCGGCATCATGATTTCGATATCGGCCCGGGAAAACGCTAAAGTGGCGTGTCTTGCCGGCCTCGCCTTCGAGCGCGTCGCGGCAATAGTCGAGCTCGGCGTGGCGGCGAAAAAAAACCCCGACTTGGCGGGCAAAGATCTATTTCAACGGGTATTTCAATAGACGGGCCGCATTGTGCCAGAACGTTCCAAGCCGCGCTAGGCAAACCGGGCCCCAATGAGAGGGCGGCGCCCCGTGACGGGTCTGGGATTGACGCGAGCGTTGGCGCAGCGGCGCGTCCGGCCATGGAACTTGGGATTATTGAAACTCTCCCGAATAACGGTCATTGCCGTGCCACCGGGATCCGCCCACGCGTGCCATCGATGCCATCATCCGTTGGCAACCGCTTGGCGCGACACCGCTGAGATCACCTCCGTGTGTCCATTTGCCCTCAACCCCTTTTGACGGTGCGCCATGCGCGGAGCGGACGGCCGTTTCCCAACAACCCGACGCCAGATCGACCGGAAATCTCGCCAGCGAGCGGGCGGCCAAGCTAGCGCATTCCTCCATGGCGAGGTCCTCGTCGCGCATTGCGCCAATATCCGGTTGCGACGAGCGGGGCTGCAGCGACGGGATCCAGGCTGCGGGAGCGCCGCGTGTTTGCCTGCGAATCGGGAGAGGGACTTCGGTTATCTGGTTCTGCTGCAAGCTGGCGACCTCTGCCGCCGGCGCGAAGCGCGGGGACGGATGGGTTTAAAGGGGCGACCTTACAATGGCGCCTTCCGCGCGCCGGAGGGCACGCGCGGCCAACCGATGAACGAATTTAAAGGTAGAGCGCCATGAAGATACGCGGATACCGCGCCACCAGCGGAATGAAGAGGACGAGAGTGAGGGTCGCATGGCAGCGAAAGCGCCTTCGCGATC of the Massilia violaceinigra genome contains:
- a CDS encoding diguanylate cyclase, with the translated sequence MLLIDDQPMVLEKLRLVLEAHSDIELRVESRAEVAVEAALEFRPTVILQDLIMPGIDGYALLALYRAAEELANVPVVILSASDDAVAKERCFLLGANDYLVKLPETIELVARIRYHSASCLARAERDEAFRLLTASQADLAAANALLSRLNGIDELTGVGNRRSFDAAMAAEWSRGLRHSKPLSLVICDIDHFKHYNDHFGHVAGDYCIKGIAAVLADQLRRPSDKLARYGGEEFAIVLPDTDLPGALLVAEGCRARVESLAIDESTGLRGPVTMSFGVASLVPSRGASIQGMVEAADAALFDAKRGGRNTVRHASRLAGG